The proteins below come from a single Sulfolobales archaeon genomic window:
- a CDS encoding ABC transporter permease — MRIYWRFEIFAYLAINELLGIYSRRLEMIISPAISMALAMTLTPLGLILYGSSIELHKVVISGFVVTGMVMGTSISTAYYLVEASLEAIERLLQIPLPRWAVLLARSMSSAVAGIPVPIMVLALAIPYIGFSLISMAAVIIASLVIPLGVIGVASLIGYLVKNLPRLSIAISLSSSALTYLSPLYYPLDVLPNIIRILVMANPASLGVELIRRSIIQGILDINLIPPLLLVNLAWFLTGMAAMLRKIDKR, encoded by the coding sequence TTGAGGATCTACTGGAGATTTGAGATCTTCGCATATCTAGCTATCAACGAGCTCCTAGGGATCTATAGTAGGAGGTTGGAAATGATTATATCTCCAGCCATATCTATGGCTCTTGCAATGACGCTAACGCCTCTAGGGCTGATCCTCTACGGATCATCTATAGAGCTCCATAAGGTTGTGATCTCGGGGTTTGTTGTCACAGGGATGGTGATGGGGACCTCTATATCTACTGCATACTATTTGGTTGAAGCAAGCCTCGAGGCTATTGAAAGGCTCTTGCAGATACCTCTGCCTAGATGGGCTGTGCTGCTAGCAAGATCCATGTCCTCAGCCGTGGCTGGGATACCGGTGCCAATCATGGTTCTAGCTCTAGCTATACCTTATATAGGCTTCTCCTTGATCTCTATGGCAGCTGTTATAATAGCATCCCTCGTAATACCCCTAGGCGTTATAGGAGTAGCATCGCTGATAGGGTATCTCGTGAAAAACCTACCCAGGCTCTCCATAGCTATATCCCTTTCATCCTCAGCGCTAACCTATCTAAGCCCTCTATACTATCCACTTGATGTGCTACCAAACATAATAAGGATCCTGGTTATGGCTAATCCAGCATCCCTAGGTGTAGAGCTTATAAGAAGATCTATTATCCAAGGTATCCTAGATATTAATTTGATCCCACCCCTCCTGCTGGTTAACCTAGCATGGTTCCTAACAGGTATGGCGGCAATGCTTAGGAAAATAGATAAGAGGTGA
- a CDS encoding ABC transporter ATP-binding protein: MDSGVVFSDVYKYVLRGASFKTGDKGVYVLLGPNGSGKTTALRLAAGVLKPDKGFVRVGGEDPYRDHDLRGRITYVANNPLADSFENVARYLTFYLRTTPRDVRGDLREALSYFGIEGLSKEAIYRLSAGQRKRVELSKILLRRAPYIFVDEPTANLDQDGRRRVVELLKKISDRSLVLVATHELDLVEVLRADVIRIRGGSVEGVYSYDEFTRISEGLVGGYIIGSRLLLRKATGDPRKALEKYGSSVEILRFEVDHRALFRSLGIENIPETSSISIIWVRREDVEKMRERMQGVTIMGGLNIQIPINIEILVKDRSLVPKLVEDIMSIGEIEDLRVSRVVGEKP; the protein is encoded by the coding sequence ATGGATAGCGGTGTGGTTTTCTCAGATGTGTATAAATATGTGCTTCGGGGAGCCAGCTTCAAAACGGGTGACAAAGGAGTATATGTGCTCCTAGGCCCTAATGGGAGTGGGAAGACAACAGCTCTGAGACTCGCTGCAGGGGTTTTAAAACCTGATAAGGGGTTTGTCAGAGTTGGTGGGGAGGATCCTTATAGGGATCATGATCTTAGAGGTAGGATAACCTATGTAGCGAATAATCCTCTCGCCGACTCCTTCGAGAACGTGGCTAGATATCTAACCTTCTACCTCAGAACAACACCTAGAGATGTTAGAGGGGATCTCCGAGAAGCCCTATCATACTTCGGCATAGAGGGGCTCTCGAAGGAGGCTATATATAGGCTTAGCGCTGGGCAGAGGAAGAGGGTTGAGCTATCTAAGATCCTGCTGCGTAGGGCTCCATATATATTTGTGGATGAGCCCACAGCCAATCTAGATCAGGATGGAAGGCGTAGAGTGGTTGAGCTATTGAAGAAAATCTCCGATAGATCTCTAGTTCTTGTAGCAACACACGAGCTAGATCTAGTGGAGGTGCTTAGGGCAGATGTTATAAGGATAAGAGGAGGATCTGTTGAGGGTGTCTATAGCTATGATGAGTTCACAAGGATCTCTGAGGGGCTTGTGGGAGGATATATAATAGGATCCAGATTATTGCTTAGAAAAGCCACAGGAGATCCTAGGAAGGCCCTGGAGAAATACGGATCATCAGTAGAGATCTTGAGATTCGAGGTAGACCATAGAGCTCTATTCAGAAGCCTCGGCATAGAAAATATACCTGAAACCTCCTCCATCTCCATAATCTGGGTAAGGAGGGAGGATGTGGAGAAGATGAGGGAGAGGATGCAGGGTGTAACCATTATGGGTGGGCTTAATATCCAGATACCGATTAACATAGAGATCCTGGTTAAGGATAGATCTCTTGTGCCAAAGCTGGTGGAGGATATAATGTCAATAGGCGAGATAGAGGATCTAAGAGTCTCTAGGGTTGTTGGTGAAAAGCCTTGA